The Pseudomonas eucalypticola genome has a window encoding:
- a CDS encoding Mov34/MPN/PAD-1 family protein, with product MQFIGEWAANEGRNLIYFQPQVLETFSSYVQVKSNDLEAGGVLLGYVRGSHLEIVEATAPTKFDKRFRYLFERMRDLHDAIAHKRWAQSDGTIRYLGEWHTHPENNPSPSGIDLREWHALATKRKDGRPVLGVIVGRHGLYVENTPRLGEPVRYEPIL from the coding sequence ATGCAGTTCATAGGCGAATGGGCCGCGAACGAGGGGCGTAACCTGATTTATTTTCAGCCTCAAGTTTTAGAGACGTTCAGCTCCTATGTTCAGGTCAAGTCAAACGACCTGGAGGCTGGTGGGGTTTTGCTGGGATACGTCAGAGGGTCACATCTCGAAATTGTCGAGGCTACCGCCCCTACCAAATTCGATAAGCGCTTTAGGTATTTGTTCGAACGTATGCGAGATCTGCACGACGCAATAGCGCACAAGCGGTGGGCGCAAAGTGACGGGACAATACGCTACCTGGGCGAGTGGCATACACACCCTGAGAACAATCCATCACCATCTGGCATCGACCTGCGTGAATGGCATGCATTGGCAACCAAAAGGAAGGACGGACGGCCCGTGCTAGGCGTGATTGTCGGACGGCATGGCCTATACGTGGAAAACACCCCTCGGCTTGGTGAGCCTGTGAGGTATGAGCCAATTCTGTGA
- a CDS encoding ThiF family adenylyltransferase, whose amino-acid sequence MGASVPDLVAALATRGFSHLGRDAGRWLSFEGHLNTSAGHFACDLSVDPDFFELPIVKLKEIPASLRPIAPHIGGNGGICYLAANTVVIDIFDPLGQTLRCLEEAEHVLDRVLKNEMVEDLAEEFLVHWFSRYCYVDGADFQTGAVPAFCLISRQGTRIPVVTDDLGSASKRLDTIGAVTDREQIPAFVVNTTAIPRPLLGHWPPDTVAGLLNWQRALDARCAKKIQQRLTEAYQQSKKDAVIFIQSPQMSYGFHVHFGDSILPEAKRRNVRGTELLYSFRITRLAAVRIDASYIVQRNIPGQKTLAGKNIVIVGCGTIGGYLADLLVKAGAGLGGGQLTLVDFDILLPQNIGRHRLGFPYAFFSKADGMKIMLESESPGVQVRALSVDVRHAHIGSPDLLIDATGEEALGHWLTANYVATMPILSVWIEGPGTAVRALLKESPESACYRCLSTYQQLGEFPTVKGGVPYIIAGHGCEGLYVPFPSTVAVQAAALGADMVAAWVNRRNQAMLKTRIIDSSFEIATADCNPPRIEDCPACSS is encoded by the coding sequence ATGGGGGCTTCGGTACCCGATCTGGTCGCAGCGTTGGCGACTCGTGGCTTCAGCCACCTCGGGCGAGACGCCGGGAGGTGGCTGAGCTTCGAAGGACATCTCAATACCTCTGCGGGCCACTTTGCATGTGATCTTTCAGTCGATCCCGATTTCTTTGAGCTACCAATCGTGAAGCTGAAGGAGATTCCCGCTTCGTTGCGCCCGATAGCACCGCATATTGGCGGTAACGGGGGGATTTGCTACCTGGCAGCGAATACGGTCGTAATTGATATTTTCGATCCGCTTGGTCAAACGCTGCGGTGCCTCGAAGAGGCCGAGCACGTGCTCGACCGTGTGCTCAAGAATGAGATGGTTGAAGACCTCGCCGAAGAGTTTCTCGTTCATTGGTTTAGCCGGTATTGCTACGTTGATGGCGCTGATTTCCAAACAGGCGCAGTACCCGCGTTTTGCCTGATCTCGCGGCAGGGGACACGCATCCCGGTGGTAACTGACGATCTAGGCAGTGCCAGTAAGAGGCTGGACACCATCGGTGCAGTCACTGATCGCGAGCAGATCCCGGCATTCGTCGTGAATACGACTGCGATCCCACGCCCACTGCTTGGGCATTGGCCGCCGGATACAGTCGCTGGCCTTCTGAACTGGCAGCGCGCCCTGGATGCACGTTGTGCCAAGAAAATTCAGCAACGACTGACCGAGGCTTATCAGCAGAGCAAAAAGGACGCGGTCATCTTCATCCAGTCTCCGCAAATGAGCTATGGATTCCACGTCCACTTTGGTGACTCTATCTTGCCCGAAGCGAAGCGACGGAATGTTCGCGGAACTGAACTGCTCTACAGCTTTCGCATCACTCGACTTGCCGCGGTGAGAATTGATGCCAGCTACATCGTTCAACGGAATATCCCTGGCCAAAAGACGTTAGCCGGCAAAAACATCGTGATTGTTGGATGCGGCACGATCGGTGGGTATCTCGCAGATTTGCTCGTGAAAGCAGGCGCTGGACTTGGAGGAGGCCAGTTGACCCTGGTCGATTTCGACATATTGCTTCCGCAGAATATTGGTCGCCACCGGCTGGGCTTTCCATATGCGTTCTTTAGCAAAGCGGATGGTATGAAAATCATGCTGGAAAGCGAATCTCCCGGTGTGCAAGTTCGCGCTTTGAGTGTCGATGTTCGGCACGCGCACATCGGCTCACCAGACTTACTCATTGATGCGACAGGTGAGGAAGCGCTCGGGCATTGGCTCACGGCCAACTATGTCGCCACGATGCCCATACTGTCGGTATGGATCGAGGGGCCAGGTACCGCCGTGCGTGCTCTACTGAAGGAGTCACCTGAAAGTGCATGTTACCGGTGCTTGTCCACGTACCAACAACTGGGTGAATTCCCGACCGTGAAGGGCGGGGTGCCTTACATCATTGCTGGTCACGGTTGTGAGGGGCTTTATGTACCGTTTCCTTCTACAGTCGCGGTTCAGGCTGCCGCATTAGGAGCAGATATGGTCGCCGCATGGGTCAACCGTCGAAATCAAGCAATGCTGAAGACCCGCATCATCGATTCAAGCTTTGAGATCGCCACTGCCGACTGCAACCCACCGAGGATAGAGGATTGTCCCGCATGCAGTTCATAG
- a CDS encoding CBASS cGAMP synthase gives MFNLSPLFNTSENEKSLLQALELTPREKLLISSAKEDVRVCLRSGIPRVLRDQGYQGAVPKPRFFTQGSWAYKTLNSPAHMPPQQSDVDDGAYLPISFLKGTKRPSTASTIFFAAAEAALAELVETKKSEGWKLVTDKPTCIRIEISKTAHIDIPLYSIPDDEYVTLEKAAFRYGYDSLLDAVNERKADSWTSLPTDEVLLAHREENWVMSDPRPVKDWFIDQVDGQEQLRRVVRYLKAFRDWQWKTKGPSSILLMAAAAPLYVKTDRRDDMALLEVLKGLPAALRAGVNNPVDETESLTGRMTDDEIEDAAKKFEDFERHLNGAVHAKDSVTACEWMVKMFGPRFPNEPSRIKTVSVAATVAAVPAQPAASELVGRTKAG, from the coding sequence ATGTTTAATCTCTCGCCGCTCTTCAACACCTCCGAAAATGAAAAAAGCCTGCTCCAGGCACTTGAGCTAACGCCTCGCGAAAAGCTTCTGATTTCCTCTGCAAAAGAGGACGTCCGCGTATGCCTGCGATCCGGAATTCCACGCGTCTTGCGAGATCAGGGATATCAAGGGGCTGTGCCAAAACCTCGATTCTTTACGCAAGGATCTTGGGCGTACAAAACGCTCAATAGCCCGGCACATATGCCCCCGCAGCAATCTGATGTGGATGATGGCGCCTACCTTCCAATCAGCTTTCTCAAAGGTACCAAGCGCCCCAGCACAGCCAGCACCATATTCTTCGCAGCTGCTGAGGCAGCACTGGCGGAACTGGTCGAAACTAAAAAAAGCGAGGGCTGGAAGCTCGTCACTGACAAACCTACGTGCATCCGTATCGAAATTTCCAAGACTGCTCACATCGATATCCCTCTGTACTCAATTCCTGATGATGAGTACGTGACACTCGAGAAAGCCGCCTTTCGATACGGCTATGACAGTCTCCTGGATGCCGTCAACGAGAGGAAGGCGGACAGTTGGACATCGCTACCGACCGATGAGGTGTTGCTGGCACACCGGGAAGAAAACTGGGTGATGTCGGACCCGCGTCCGGTGAAAGACTGGTTTATCGATCAGGTGGACGGTCAGGAGCAATTGCGTCGAGTGGTTCGCTATCTGAAGGCGTTTCGCGATTGGCAGTGGAAGACAAAGGGACCTTCGTCGATCTTGTTAATGGCGGCCGCAGCTCCGTTGTACGTGAAGACGGATCGTCGGGACGACATGGCACTGCTCGAAGTGCTGAAGGGCTTGCCGGCTGCGCTCCGAGCTGGCGTCAACAACCCTGTTGACGAGACGGAAAGCCTCACCGGTCGGATGACGGATGATGAGATTGAGGACGCTGCGAAAAAGTTTGAAGACTTCGAGCGTCACCTCAATGGCGCGGTCCATGCAAAGGACAGCGTTACTGCCTGTGAATGGATGGTCAAGATGTTTGGCCCGCGTTTCCCGAATGAGCCAAGCCGGATCAAAACCGTCTCAGTCGCCGCCACAGTTGCAGCCGTACCTGCTCAACCTGCCGCCAGCGAACTGGTCGGTCGCACAAAGGCGGGCTAA
- a CDS encoding CBASS cGAMP-activated phospholipase, protein MDEQLDTPVYHVLALSGGGYRALYTATILKEFEEVLGRPIASHFDLICGTSAGGLLALGLASEIPASELKALFEQQGKEIFASRDLKRKGLGVWKKAKHSNAGLRSVLERRFGTTTVGELKHRILIPSVNYTTGKGQFFKTPHHPTFERDHLMTLVDVALATSAAPVYFPSVRNERGVFVDGGLVGNAPGLFGLHEIRTFLAPNQNARVRVLAIGTMTVGATVSGGRDLDQGVVGWGTTLFDLVISAQESSVDYMLTQSLRDDYFKIDDQVTPQQSGDVKGLDDVSVASTNTLRDRGTAAAQKALGDRRFRPFRDHHPARPVFYHGPNKNSEDLPNV, encoded by the coding sequence ATGGACGAACAGCTTGATACACCGGTTTATCACGTCTTGGCGCTTTCCGGCGGCGGGTACAGGGCTCTATACACCGCGACGATCCTTAAGGAGTTCGAAGAGGTCTTAGGCAGGCCCATTGCCTCGCATTTTGATTTGATCTGCGGCACATCTGCTGGGGGGCTGCTGGCGCTTGGGCTGGCGAGCGAGATTCCCGCCAGCGAATTGAAGGCCTTGTTCGAACAACAGGGGAAGGAAATCTTCGCCAGTCGGGACTTGAAACGCAAAGGACTTGGAGTTTGGAAAAAAGCCAAGCATTCCAACGCCGGCCTCAGGTCGGTGCTCGAGCGACGTTTCGGTACCACCACCGTCGGCGAGTTGAAGCACCGCATACTGATCCCGTCGGTCAACTACACAACAGGCAAAGGCCAGTTTTTTAAAACCCCTCATCATCCGACGTTTGAGCGGGACCATCTGATGACATTGGTGGATGTGGCGCTCGCCACCTCTGCCGCTCCCGTCTACTTCCCGTCAGTTCGGAATGAACGGGGCGTATTTGTAGACGGAGGCCTTGTGGGCAACGCTCCAGGTCTCTTCGGTCTTCACGAGATCAGAACCTTCCTTGCACCCAATCAAAATGCTCGAGTACGGGTCCTCGCCATCGGCACCATGACGGTAGGAGCAACGGTCAGCGGCGGCAGGGATTTAGACCAGGGGGTCGTGGGGTGGGGGACAACGCTGTTCGACTTAGTCATCTCCGCCCAAGAGTCTTCCGTGGACTACATGCTCACGCAGTCCCTTCGTGATGATTACTTCAAAATCGACGACCAGGTGACCCCGCAGCAAAGCGGGGATGTGAAGGGGCTCGATGATGTGTCGGTGGCGTCTACAAATACCCTGAGAGACCGTGGCACAGCCGCAGCACAGAAAGCGTTGGGGGACCGTAGATTCCGCCCATTCAGAGATCATCATCCGGCGCGTCCGGTGTTTTATCACGGCCCGAATAAAAACTCGGAGGATCTACCCAATGTTTAA
- a CDS encoding IS5 family transposase, with translation MSQMSFSDFEYAGKRKQTRRERFLAEMDQVVPWAGLLGLIEPFYPKAGGGRKPYPLETMLRLHLLQNWFSLSDPAMEEALYEITPMRQFARLTLSAPIPEDTTIMNFRHLLEKHQLAPAILAVINGYLQEKGLSLRQGTIVDATIIHAPSSTKNKDGERDPEMHQTKKGNQYFFGMKAHIGADVESGLVHHVHGTAANVADVTQVAELLHGEENAVYADAGYTGVEKREEHENRDVIWQIAARRSTYSRLKKRSLLYKAKRKIEYCKAQTPAKVEHPFRVIKRQFGYVKVRFRGLMKNTAQLTTLFALSNLWMARKRLMGLGELRA, from the coding sequence TACGCCGGCAAGCGCAAGCAAACTCGCCGCGAGCGCTTCCTTGCCGAGATGGATCAGGTCGTGCCCTGGGCAGGTCTGCTCGGCCTGATCGAGCCGTTCTACCCCAAGGCCGGTGGCGGTCGAAAACCTTACCCACTGGAAACCATGCTGCGCCTTCACCTGCTGCAGAACTGGTTCTCCCTCAGCGATCCGGCCATGGAAGAAGCGCTCTACGAAATCACGCCCATGCGTCAGTTCGCGCGTCTGACACTGAGCGCGCCGATCCCTGAAGACACCACGATCATGAACTTCCGGCACTTGCTGGAGAAGCATCAATTGGCGCCTGCAATCCTCGCGGTCATCAACGGCTATTTACAGGAAAAAGGCCTGTCGTTGCGCCAGGGCACCATCGTCGACGCAACCATTATTCATGCCCCAAGCTCGACCAAGAACAAAGACGGTGAGCGCGATCCCGAGATGCATCAGACGAAGAAGGGTAACCAGTATTTCTTCGGTATGAAGGCCCACATCGGTGCTGACGTTGAGTCTGGACTGGTTCACCACGTCCATGGCACCGCTGCCAATGTGGCCGATGTCACCCAAGTGGCTGAACTGCTCCACGGGGAAGAAAACGCGGTCTATGCGGACGCAGGTTACACCGGTGTCGAGAAGCGTGAAGAGCACGAAAATCGTGACGTGATCTGGCAAATTGCGGCTCGGCGCAGCACGTATTCCAGGCTGAAAAAACGCAGCCTGTTGTACAAAGCCAAGCGCAAGATCGAGTACTGCAAAGCGCAGACACCTGCCAAGGTTGAGCACCCGTTTCGGGTTATCAAGCGCCAGTTTGGTTACGTAAAAGTACGCTTTCGTGGGCTGATGAAAAACACGGCCCAGCTGACCACGCTATTTGCCCTGTCGAACCTGTGGATGGCTCGAAAACGACTGATGGGTTTGGGTGAGTTGCGCGCTTAA
- a CDS encoding LysR family transcriptional regulator encodes MRFTLDQLLTFAEVVKSGSFSAAGRKLGKTQSTISAAIANLETDLNVALFERGSRSPTLTASGQKLLVQAEAVIERCLGLEAHADSLSDSIEPSLTLAIETPYGPLMPVLKAFEQAFPYVDLVVRHSVHGDVSELVAHHDAELGVAFSQPGYAKELEFQQMGKLIMSHVCHPGHPLAQLERVRFDDLHVHRRLAFSAHTSKLPSSEYLRSTKVWQAESYLALLEMVRAGLGWATLPRQLILRELAVGELVELQLLAYPHTDWHIGVDLLWARQRPLGKAGRWLRECLQARKVFELDRKGQATTL; translated from the coding sequence TTGCGGTTCACACTTGATCAGTTGCTGACATTTGCCGAGGTGGTGAAAAGCGGCTCGTTTTCCGCCGCGGGGCGCAAGCTGGGCAAGACTCAGTCCACCATCAGCGCGGCCATTGCCAACCTGGAAACGGACCTCAACGTGGCGTTGTTCGAGCGCGGCAGCCGCAGCCCGACGCTGACCGCCAGCGGGCAGAAATTGCTGGTGCAGGCCGAAGCGGTCATCGAGCGCTGCCTGGGCCTGGAGGCGCACGCCGACAGCCTATCCGACAGCATCGAGCCGAGCCTGACGCTAGCCATTGAAACGCCTTACGGCCCGCTGATGCCGGTACTCAAGGCCTTCGAGCAGGCGTTTCCCTACGTTGACCTTGTGGTACGCCACTCCGTGCACGGCGATGTCAGCGAACTGGTGGCCCATCATGATGCGGAACTCGGCGTGGCGTTTTCGCAACCTGGCTACGCAAAGGAATTGGAGTTTCAGCAGATGGGCAAGCTGATCATGTCGCATGTGTGCCATCCCGGTCATCCATTGGCACAGCTGGAACGTGTACGCTTCGATGATCTGCATGTACACCGTCGCCTCGCATTCAGCGCGCACACCAGCAAGCTGCCCAGCAGCGAATACTTGCGTTCCACAAAGGTGTGGCAGGCCGAGAGCTACCTGGCGTTGCTGGAGATGGTGCGTGCGGGGTTGGGATGGGCAACCTTGCCCCGACAATTGATCCTGCGCGAGCTGGCGGTCGGCGAGCTGGTCGAATTGCAATTGCTGGCCTATCCCCATACTGACTGGCACATTGGGGTGGATCTGCTGTGGGCCCGCCAGCGTCCGCTGGGCAAGGCGGGGCGCTGGTTGAGGGAATGTCTTCAGGCCAGGAAGGTGTTTGAGTTGGACCGCAAGGGGCAGGCGACTACGCTGTAA
- a CDS encoding CsbD family protein, producing the protein MKTEQVKGALEQAAGKAQDILGDLTGNERLQVEGKARQSAGELQQHYGDLLAEVSAFTQRRPRTTLAVFAGLALLGGWLLVRGRD; encoded by the coding sequence ATGAAAACCGAACAGGTCAAAGGTGCATTGGAACAGGCGGCAGGCAAAGCCCAGGACATCCTCGGCGACCTGACCGGCAATGAGCGGCTGCAAGTGGAAGGCAAGGCACGGCAGTCGGCGGGGGAGCTTCAACAGCACTACGGCGACCTGCTGGCCGAGGTGTCGGCCTTCACCCAGCGCCGCCCACGTACCACACTGGCGGTGTTCGCGGGGCTGGCGTTGCTGGGGGGGTGGCTGTTGGTGCGGGGGCGTGACTGA
- a CDS encoding helix-turn-helix transcriptional regulator, with protein MSEAVLARETNRRQLQQIISGLSDGVMLIETDQTIIWANEAALQMHGVEAIADLGANGDEYRERFALRYRNNHPLEVEQYPIARVAAGDVFSDVIVEVAPADDPEQRSRVHRVRSMVLEDSKGSPESMVLIIADATEWASAEQRFEKTFNANPAPAVICRLSDLRFIKVNQGFLEMTGHSREQVIGRSVYEVDVLENAERKDLAIERLTQGATIPQMQAELKLPGGGTKLVIVAGQPLDMNEEDCMLFSFTDLEPRRKAETALRQSEERFAKAFRLTPVPTLVCSADRQQVVDVNEAFLATLGYTAQELIGRTVAELDFIEGAGMAGTLFDVLEKSGRIDGLDVKLRKKGDETLDCVLAADTVSLQDAACYLLVLMDITERKRSELELVEAIETVMQDASWFSQTLIEKLANAKSVNGRQLPSASFTDLTARERDVLGLICEGLADKEIAARLNLALNTVRNHVATVYSKLDVHSRSEAIVWARERHLFAGQAKAKRKE; from the coding sequence ATGAGTGAGGCCGTGCTTGCCAGAGAAACCAACCGCCGCCAGTTGCAGCAGATCATCTCCGGGCTGTCGGATGGGGTGATGCTGATCGAAACCGACCAGACCATCATCTGGGCCAACGAGGCGGCCCTGCAGATGCACGGGGTCGAGGCCATCGCCGACCTGGGCGCCAACGGCGATGAGTACCGCGAGCGCTTCGCCTTGCGTTATCGCAATAATCATCCGCTGGAGGTGGAGCAATACCCGATCGCCAGGGTGGCGGCGGGCGATGTGTTCAGTGATGTGATCGTGGAGGTCGCACCGGCCGACGATCCCGAGCAGCGCAGCCGTGTGCACCGGGTGCGCAGCATGGTGCTGGAAGACAGCAAGGGCTCGCCGGAGTCGATGGTGTTGATCATCGCCGATGCCACCGAGTGGGCCAGTGCCGAGCAGCGCTTTGAAAAGACCTTCAACGCCAACCCGGCCCCCGCCGTGATCTGCCGCCTCAGCGACCTGCGCTTCATCAAGGTCAACCAGGGCTTTCTGGAGATGACCGGGCATTCGCGCGAGCAGGTGATCGGGCGCTCGGTGTACGAGGTGGATGTGCTGGAGAATGCCGAGCGCAAGGACCTGGCCATCGAGCGCTTGACCCAGGGCGCGACCATTCCGCAAATGCAGGCCGAACTGAAGCTGCCGGGCGGCGGGACCAAGCTGGTGATCGTGGCAGGGCAGCCGCTGGACATGAACGAAGAGGACTGCATGCTGTTCTCGTTCACTGACCTGGAACCCCGGCGCAAGGCCGAAACCGCCTTGCGCCAGAGCGAGGAGCGCTTCGCCAAGGCCTTTCGGCTCACCCCGGTGCCCACCCTGGTATGCAGCGCCGATCGCCAGCAGGTGGTGGACGTCAACGAAGCCTTTCTTGCCACCCTGGGCTACACCGCTCAGGAGTTGATCGGCCGCACCGTGGCCGAGTTGGACTTCATCGAGGGCGCAGGGATGGCGGGCACCCTGTTTGATGTGCTGGAGAAGAGCGGTCGTATCGACGGGCTGGACGTGAAGCTGCGCAAAAAGGGTGATGAGACCCTCGACTGTGTACTGGCGGCCGATACCGTCAGCCTCCAGGACGCAGCGTGCTACCTGCTGGTGCTGATGGACATCACTGAGCGCAAGCGGTCGGAGCTGGAGTTGGTGGAAGCCATTGAAACGGTGATGCAGGACGCTTCCTGGTTCAGCCAGACCCTGATCGAAAAACTGGCCAATGCCAAAAGCGTCAATGGCCGGCAGCTCCCGTCGGCCTCCTTCACCGACCTTACCGCGCGTGAGCGAGATGTGCTGGGCCTGATCTGCGAGGGGTTGGCCGACAAGGAAATTGCCGCACGGCTCAACCTGGCCCTCAACACGGTGCGCAACCACGTGGCCACGGTGTATTCCAAGCTCGACGTGCACAGCCGGAGCGAGGCCATTGTCTGGGCCCGGGAACGTCACCTTTTCGCGGGCCAGGCCAAGGCCAAACGCAAGGAATAG
- a CDS encoding viroplasmin family protein, with translation MAKKTRYYAVVHGKPSGIFNVWEDGAAPATQGVENAVFKSFTTLEHAEEWYRQNVPPTSRYLSPVYHFETQSVLAGVPHTPIMETLEGISPGRHVVFTISNPENNEPFYVGETLNPERSEARHLGGTSRKRNGIALKVGELQAQGIRPVFNIVERHDSKEAALEGKTRLVKAYVQQGFELVNKTREHREIQELYRAPAVRLDKVIGDAPFDLGPYRYPSRQALKERLEAYLGQVKLGLITHPTATEKLMLLWETMGVHSEVVSFSTTSDQGRPRLLANLVDGTQAEFDYARAINRIP, from the coding sequence ATGGCCAAGAAAACCCGCTACTACGCAGTCGTGCATGGAAAACCATCTGGGATATTCAACGTGTGGGAAGATGGCGCTGCACCCGCCACTCAAGGCGTAGAGAACGCAGTGTTCAAGTCTTTTACGACGTTGGAACATGCTGAGGAATGGTACCGGCAGAACGTACCACCCACTTCGCGATACCTCTCTCCCGTCTATCACTTCGAAACGCAGTCTGTTCTAGCGGGCGTACCTCACACTCCGATCATGGAGACGTTGGAGGGAATCTCCCCTGGCCGACATGTTGTTTTCACCATCAGCAATCCGGAAAACAACGAGCCTTTTTACGTCGGTGAAACGCTGAACCCTGAGCGCAGCGAGGCTCGTCATTTGGGTGGCACGAGTCGGAAACGTAACGGCATCGCCCTCAAGGTCGGGGAGCTGCAGGCCCAGGGGATCCGGCCCGTGTTCAATATCGTCGAGCGCCACGACTCCAAAGAAGCGGCGCTGGAAGGCAAAACCAGGTTGGTCAAAGCCTACGTCCAGCAGGGCTTCGAACTCGTGAACAAGACAAGGGAACACCGTGAGATACAGGAGCTGTACCGAGCACCTGCGGTTCGTCTGGACAAGGTCATTGGTGATGCCCCTTTCGACTTGGGGCCATACCGTTATCCGTCCAGACAAGCCCTAAAAGAGCGTCTTGAAGCGTACCTTGGCCAAGTAAAGCTGGGGCTGATCACGCATCCGACCGCAACCGAAAAACTCATGCTCCTTTGGGAAACCATGGGCGTGCATTCCGAGGTCGTGAGCTTCTCAACCACTAGCGACCAAGGACGGCCTCGTCTCCTGGCCAACCTGGTCGACGGTACCCAGGCGGAATTCGATTATGCGCGGGCTATTAATCGGATACCGTGA